A window of bacterium genomic DNA:
AAACACGGGCCGTGAAATTACCAGAGAACTCAACATCTCCAGATTATGAAAAAAAGAAAGATCTTGTATTTATAAACCCCGAAATTATTAAACTTTCTAAAAAAAAGTATTGGATCCCAGAAGGTTGCCTTTCGGTGAGATGGCTCTATGGAAAGGTTTTTCGGTCAGACAAGGCGACGATACGAGCATACAATCAAAATGGAGAACGAATCACCCGCGGAGCAAGCGGTCTTCTCGCCCAGGTTTTTCAACATGAAACCGACCACCTCAACGGAATACTTTTTATTGATGTAGCAAAAGATTTAGAAGAAATACGTCCTGAAGAAATGGAAAAAATCACACATGGAAAGTAGTAAGCGAAACAAAGATTCGAGGATTGTATTTTGGGGAACTTCCTCTTTTTCCATAGGCGTTCTTGAAGCGCTTAAAGAAAACGGGTTTATTCCTGACCTTATTGTTACCGCGCCCGACAAGCCAAGAGGACGTAAATTAATTGTCACCCCCCCGCCAGTAAAAATTTGGGCTCAAGAAAACAAAATTCCATTCATACAACCTGAAATCCTCAACGACTCCTTCATTGCCGACTTTAAGAACTTTACAAACTTGATGAACTTGAAACTGGCGGTTGTCGCTTCCTACGGAAAGATAATTCCGAAATCAATACTTGATATTCCAAAACATGGAACGCTCAACATTCATCCCTCCCTACTTCCCAAACTACGTGGCGCATCCCCCATCCAAAGCGCGATACTTACCGAAGATAAAACGGGGGTCACCATCATGCTCATTGACGAAAAAATGGATCACGGTCCGATCGTGGCGCAGAAGGAAATCACGATTTCTCCTTGGCCGCCTAAAGCAAGCGTACTTGAGCCAATGCTTGCACACGAGGGTGGAAAATTGCTTGCAGAAATAATACCTGGTTGGGTTTCAAAAAAGATCACGGCGCGCGAACAGGAACACGACATCGCAACGTACACAAAAAAATTCACCAAAGAAGATGGGCTAATTGATCTCACGGGAGACCCAATGATGAATTTCAGAAAAATTCAGGCGTTTGATGTATGGCCGAAGGCATATTTTTTCACCGAGCGACATGGTAAAAAAATCCGTGTCACCATAATA
This region includes:
- a CDS encoding peptide deformylase — its product is MLEIVQKEHAVLRGHAQAVPVEKIGGEYIKNVLKEMKTALDAQDDGIAIAAPQINIPLRIFLVSKKIHKIEQEEHDARVKTRAVKLPENSTSPDYEKKKDLVFINPEIIKLSKKKYWIPEGCLSVRWLYGKVFRSDKATIRAYNQNGERITRGASGLLAQVFQHETDHLNGILFIDVAKDLEEIRPEEMEKITHGK
- a CDS encoding methionyl-tRNA formyltransferase, whose amino-acid sequence is MESSKRNKDSRIVFWGTSSFSIGVLEALKENGFIPDLIVTAPDKPRGRKLIVTPPPVKIWAQENKIPFIQPEILNDSFIADFKNFTNLMNLKLAVVASYGKIIPKSILDIPKHGTLNIHPSLLPKLRGASPIQSAILTEDKTGVTIMLIDEKMDHGPIVAQKEITISPWPPKASVLEPMLAHEGGKLLAEIIPGWVSKKITAREQEHDIATYTKKFTKEDGLIDLTGDPMMNFRKIQAFDVWPKAYFFTERHGKKIRVTIIDAELVEEKLVIKKVLPEGKREMQYEDFLRGI